Genomic segment of Oncorhynchus keta strain PuntledgeMale-10-30-2019 chromosome 5, Oket_V2, whole genome shotgun sequence:
ACAATGttaattatggccaaacggttccatttttgtttcatcagaccagaggacatttctccaaaaagtatgatctttatccccatgtaccaaaccttagtctggctttttttatggcggttttggagcactggcttcttccttgctgagcggcctttcaggttatgtcgatataggacttgttttattgtggatatagatacttttgtacctgtttcctctagcatcttcacaaggtcctttgctgttgttctgggattgatttgcacttcttgcatcaaagtacattcatctctaggagacagaacacgtctccttcctgagcggtatgacggtcccatggtatttatacttgcgtactattgtttgtacagattaaaatggtaccttcaggcattttgaaattgttcgcaaggatgaaccagacttgtggagggccACCATtttttatttctgaggtcttggctgatttcttttgatgatcccatgatgtcaagcatagagacactgagtttgaaggtaggccttgaaatacatcaacaggtacacctccaattgactcaaatcatgtcaattagcctatcagaagcttctaaagccatgaaataattttctggaattttccaagctgtttaaaggcacagtcaacttagtgtatgtaaacctctgacccactggaattgtgatacagtgaaataatcttgTCTGtagacaattgttggaaaaatgacttgtgtcatgcacaaagtagatgtcctaaccgacttgccaaaactatagtttgtttacaagacatttgtggggtggttgaaaaatgagttttaatgactgcaacctaagtgtatgtaaacttccaacttcaattgTAAGTTTAGGCCAACACCCCATACCAGGGCTCTACAGTGGTACCATTTTGGTCACATATGCATCAAAATATTTTACTATTACCTTGAATTTTAATTTGGGAGCACCAGTGCTTTTGTAATTGTTGTCATTAATAACTCAAATATTTTTAATTGTGCTCCttgtaaaaactttttttttgtaGCATAGAGCcctgcatacatttttttttccCGTCAAACATTTTGACCGTGATGACAGTGAAAATGGTTTAATTTCTGAGCATCTTTTAAGACTGTTATTGGATCCCTATTTTCATATTTTGAGATGATACTCGAGATGCTCACGTCTCCGCCCAACAATGTGACTCATTGTTccaaaggcgggaaggcaggAAACGAGCTTAAGTCCAAAAtaaacccatagaaacacattgggcTCATTTTGGACACATTTTGGCGAGAGTGCAACCTcttgcttcgcctcttcctctctgaacACACTCATATTATTATTTTAGGGTACCCACTCTGCATGTGTCTTACCATGAGCGTTAATATTTCAAGCACTATGGTGTAATGAGGTTTGGAGAAGGCATGATTCATAAATGATGTAGCTTCTTGCTTATAATTTGCCACCAACAGAATTCAAAACCTGAAGTTAATGTTCTCCACTCAGGTTCCACAAGTACTGCTCGTACACACTTCGTTCTGTAGTCTGACTGTATATGATTTAGCATCCACCATCACGTCTGACCAAGCCTTTGCAGGCCACTCTCACAATGCCACAAGTAACGCCCAACACTAAGGGCAATATATGCTTTCATTTTCAATGCTAACTCCTTCCCTGCTGCCTCCCCCAGGCCCATGAAGACAGCCACGAGAGCCTGACCTCAGTCCCACGGCGGGACACCATGGGAAGCTTCCTCCCCGACAGCGGCGCCTATGAGCTCCTGACCATCATCGGTCAGTCAGTCTCAGGCTTCCAACCCCAGTGACTTGGCTGCCAaggcgcttgtgtgtgtgtgtgtgtgttgttgaataCATTGTTTGTGCGCCTGTCTCTAGTCTAATTTGGTGTGTTTTGCTGTGCTAGGTCGAGGCCTGGAGGACTTGATGACCGTCAACCTTGCCAGATACAGACCCACAGGGGAACACGTAGCAATCCGTCGGATTGACCTGGAGTCCTGCACCAATGAAATGGTCAACTACCTGCAGGTCTGGACCTGTCACCATCAATCTATCATTCTACCATCCATCTGTCACATTTCCCTTTGCCTctgccaggcagacagacatcagTCAAATCATCCTTGCCTTTAtatccctctttcactccaccccTCTGAATACATTCATCCCTTGCTTTATGACATCACCTGTTATGTAATCCAACTTCCCATCTCTGTCTAATTTGTATCTATTACATAACTCAATGtaatctccctctctgtccatttAAACCTAACCCAGTCTAATCTCTGTCTCTCAGGCTGAGCTCCATGTATCTAAGCTGTTCCACCACTCCAGCATCCTGCCCTACAGGAGCATCTTCATAGCAGAGAACGAGCTGTGGGTCATCTCTCCCTTCATGGCCTATGGTGAGGATTCACAGACAAAGCACTGACTGTAACACTACACCACTCTGGTCCAAGTCAAATGTAGTCCAAGGCTAAATGTAGACCGGAGGACTCTAGTTACCATTCCCACATTAAGGTAATTTGTCTCTACCTAACCCTAATATTcagtcctctgctctctctgactAATGTAGTGTCTAACATGTCCTAGGGTCAGCCAGAGACCTGATCAGCAGCCACTTCACTGATGGGATGAATGAGCTGGCCATCGCCTACATCCTACTGGGCATGCTCAAAGCCCTGGACTACATCCACCACATGGGCTATGTACACCGGTAAGTACAAAGTACACACAAGCCCAGGACTTTTCATGCAGGATTGACATGGCGTCTAATTTTGTGTGTTTAGGAGCGTGAAGGCCAGCCACGTGTTGATCTCGGTAGACGGTCAGGTGTGTATGTCTGGTCTGAGGAGCATCATCAGTCTGATCCGTCACGGCCAGCGGGCCAGAGTGGTCCATGACTTCCCCCAGTACAGCATCAAGGTGCTTCCCTGGCTCAGCCCAGAGGTGCTGCAGCAGGTAACTCCATACCACACCTGGCTAACATATAATACCTTGCTTTTAAACTATAATACCTTAATTTGTTTATCGGTCAACCCTGGTGTGTGTCAGAATCTGCAGGGATACGACTTCCGGTCAGACATCTACAGTCTTGGCATCACAGCCTGTGAGCTAGCCAATGGACATGTGCCCTTCAAAGACATGCCAGCCACACAGGTGACTAGTGGCCAGATCAACCTCATCTTTATTCTGAAAGATCTATATTCTGCTCCTCAATTGACTggtatctctctccattcctcttcgTGGTCCTCTTGTCTGTAGATGTTGCTGGAGAAGCTGAACGGGACAGTCCCCTGTCTGTTGgacaccaccaccatccccccAGAGGAGCTGACCATGAAGCCCTCCCGCTCTGGAGCTGACTCTGGGATCTGTGAGGGCCCCAGTACCGGAGGGGCCCACCACTCTAACGgagagccctcctcctcctcgggGAGCCACCCTTACAGTCGTACCTTCTCTCCCCACTTCCATGCTTTTGTGGAGCTGTGTCTCCAGAGGGACCCAGAGAAGAGGTGAGCCACGCCAAGCTAGGCTGCTGGTCCTCACATTGATTGTCTTATGAATTTTAGCTAATTTAATTGTTTATTCCCCCTCAGACCCTCAGCCAGTGCTCTCATTGGTCATTCCTTCTTCAAACAGGTGAGTAGGATCTAGTTCCTCCCTCCTCAACATCAATGTACAACATTTTAAGTCTTATAAGGGCTTCATTCAGTCACACACTTTATTAGAATCCCAATTAGATTTATTTCCATTCTTCCCTAGATCAAGCGTCGGCCATCGGAGGCTCTGCCTGAGCTATTCCGGCCCGTAACGCCCATCACAGGCTTTGAGAGTACCCAGCCTCAGGACGCTGCCTCTGGACTGGCCAGCCTGGAATCTGGCCTCAGCCACATGGATGTGGATGACTGGGACTTCTgaccacagaggaacaggaaagAGGTGTGTGTTGTAACCAAGAGGTTAACAGGAGATGCTCTGAGAAGACTTCGGACTGGATTTATGCTTTGTTCTTATTAAATGGTCCATGTAAATAATTCAAACTAAGCAGTTTCTCCTCCCTTTGACTGGGTTTAAAAGCCAgctaccctctcacctccttgTAAATCACTCTAGTCTAAAAGATGCATGAGCAGACAGACTGCACTGACTGACACCCAATTCCTCTCACGCACACATCTCTCCAAAGTCGACTAAAGCTCCGGACCCGTCGAAGAACCGTATGGGAGTATGTCCAGTCCGCTCTTTCACTGGTCAATGGAGATGTTCCATTAAAGGTAGAGCAGGGCGACTCCTGAGCTGTACTTGACCCTATCTAGAGCCATCTGTTGACACTAAAGACCAGGAACTGACCGCATTACCAAGGGTCGATCCAATCAGCCATCTAGCCAGCACAACAGATGGAAGATTCCAGAAGTTTGTCCAAGGCTATCACGAACCATACAGTGTTTGCATTTCCTCACAGCTGTTCATACAGAACCATCAGTTTTACTGGAGGGAAGAAAAAAATCTGTTTCTACCTGAAACCCGCAACTTGCTTTGCCATCTTCAGTTAACAATGGACTGTGCCAACTGAGGTTAATGTATTTGATTGGCCATTTTTGTCCTGCAAAAAAAAGTGAATGTTACAATGGTGCTTGTTTCAGATAGTTTGTCTGGGTTTCAAGAAGGGAAAGTGTTGGGAGTGTCAACTATTTTACTTGATAATAAATACCTTTCACCTCAGGGCTCTCACTGTATTGTAAGTAATCAGTCAACTATTTAAAAATCAAGTTTTATTCCGGAAGGCTTGACAataaaacagacagacactgaaattggacatgtactgtatttacagtaggTTGCTAATCTTCTTCAGAGGGTGGCTGGTCTAGCATGGCTTGGTGTTTGGCGATCTTGGCTGCCAGCTCTGTAGAGAGAACACTTAGGGCTACTGCCTGGAGCTCAATAGCCTTACACAGCCACAGGCCTGAATACTCGAGCAGTGAGCTTTTTCTATTTGACCGACTATAGACTAGTCCTTTACCCGATGTACATAAGCTCTTGCCTGTCTACCAAAACTCTTTGCTCCGGCCAAACGCCACGCCATTGAACATGAATTTCTGGAGCCGAGTACCTCCAAGATTTCTAGAATGGAAATACATTCTAGCctgtctgattggtcccagaaacctaTGGTTGGGCCAGAACAcactttttttatttcacctttatttaaccaggtaggctagttgagaacaagttctcatttgcaactgcgatctggccaagaaagcatagcagtgtgaacagacaacacagagttacacatggagtaaacaattaacaagtcaataaaaaaaaaataaaaaaaaaatatgccatttagcagacgcttttatccaaagcgacttacagtcatgtgtgcatacattctacgtatgggtggtcccggggatcgaacccactaccctggcgttacaagcgccatgctctaccaatgctctaccaactgagctacagaaggaccagaaaaaaaggggagtctatatacaatgtgtgcaaaaggcatgaggaggtaggcgaataattacaattttgcagattaacactggagtgataaatgatcagatggtcattgGGTAAAGCAACATTTAGAAAATGTGTCATTGGttctctgattggttagagattaTCCAATTGCTGATGACCTTGTTTTGTACAACACCACCACAAACGACTTAAATGATTGCGgtctcagactgaagtatgtAGCGGACGACAGAGCAGGAATTCAGCTTGAGTCAGGCAACAAGCTCCATGGTCAAAAACAAACTACTGTAGCTTTTACTAATAGCCATTGTTTTCATGCACAATGCAGTCTTTTGGTTAGCTTTTGAAACAACACTGAGCTGGACTCAAACACTGTAGCTCACCTGTGTCGCTGTCACTGGCTTTTCTCTTCCGAGCGTTGCATCTTTTGGCAGATTTTTTAAATAGAAAAGTACAGGTTGCCTTGGGTTCCCCTGACTCCGCCATATTTCATTGTTTACAAAAAAAATGATGACGTAAGGATTTTAGAGCGACCTCTAGCGTCGAGGAGTCACAATAATTTGACACAGTATTCCACCTTGTGGCCAATTATCTACAGCACAACATATACAATTAAGTAGACTACATTTGCATTTATTTCATGCCAATTTCTAATTGTTTTATTACATATTatctgtagatatgttgtggcgCAACTAAATAATATCCTATATAGTCAGTCATCATTTTCTATAGTATTATAAAACCAAAGCACATTATGATAAAATGTGGGATTATTAAATGATGGGATATTTTATATAGGCTAAATCAACATATGTGCATTGGGTATCTTGGTGCAGAGGGTATTTTAATTACACTGTTTATTCACCCTGCCCAACTCGACCCTGCACAACTCCATCGTTGTGCGTCAACGTAGAGCCCACTAATTAAGCATCAGCTTCTCGCGGAGAACTGAGAACACCGTAATATATGGCATAGGCCTGCGGAGGGAGGGGTCTTGGTGGTGCTGGGTTACCGGAAGGCTCCGTACCGCGGCTGAATGGAATCCGGCTGTGTCCGAAAAGCAATGGCTATGGGTTTGACATCGAAAAAGGCATCTTCTCGGAGCGTCGGCGTGGAGCGAAAAAATCTCATCACCGTATGCAGGTAAACACAAGGGAGCAGATGTTTCGTGTGGTTGGCAGGTCATGTTAACCACACATATTAGTTAATGCATGCATGGAAATAAATGTGTAATGGCTTAGGCTACAATGTATTAAGCGTTGTTCCAAATCATATATTCTCATAAGAAAACGAAAAGAAAAACAAAAGGCAACATATTCCACAGCTATGGGCACTGTGGTCGCCTATACATTAGGCTACTTGGGGAATTTAAATGGATAAACGTTTGATGTTTTTTAAAATATTGGTAAATAACGGCGAGAGAGAATCAGATCGCCTAACAAATAAACAGCCACATATGCGGTTTCACCTTGGTGGACACCCGGCTGTCTCCGCCGCTATGTCGGCCTATTTGAAAGGAAAGAGGATTAAATGGGGTGTGTGAGGCCTATGTTTGAGAGGGCATTGGTCCACCAGAATTCCCCAGGTCGGTGATGTGGCAATGACGACAACCTTCTTGGAACGAGGACATTATTTACCGCTTATAGAAATGCTGCTCCAAGATGATGACATCACAGTGAAATTGGATGTTTATTATGGTCATTGAATGCTACTGTGCTGTACTCATTATGTACTAATTTCACCCCGTGGCCTGAGAGAGCTCTCAGAAAAAAAGTATAGACCTACAACAGTTTTGCCAGCTCATCTATACCAGAGTAACTGATACATACAGCTGATACTGCTGATAATATAATTGCATAGCAGTCATACCCCTGTGTCTGGTTGTCATGGGAATGCTATTTGATAACTTGGTGAAGGAGAAGTTATGTTTTACCCAATGTAGGCTAATGTATCATCAGTGCTCTATCCTAGAATATTCCTATTTGTAAAGGCATAATTAATGTGAATACTTCATGATGATAAACATTTGTTATGTAAATAAATATAATACTATATtaaattgtatatatatattcacaatTATTTTAAGAGTGCATATGTGTTTTTGCAAAATACCCAATGTGTCTTATCTCTGTGTCCTTATGCATCTATACTGTAAGCTAACTCTTCACTGTGTGTCCTCATCTCCGTCTGACTCATCATTGGTTATATCCCTGTCTTCATATAAGGAGCTCCAGTAGGAACAGCAACTGGATTGTTGCCTCAGAAACGTGTGGGTCTGTGGCCTGCAGCTTGTATGTTAGCAATGTGAATATATTATCTGTGGGCACCCTCATGATGAGCCGTGAACCTATCAGAcgagtcttgtgtgtgtgtgtgctgtcactCTGAGCGGCCAGGAGACCCATTGTCTTGCTGTCAGGGACACAACATTTTATCTCCTGAGGGAGGCATTGTTCTACAGAGGACCAACGGGAGTGACATCACTCAAGCTCCTGGTGCTCTCACTAAATGATTTCTAGACAAAGAAATTAGCAGAAAATTAGTTACGCATTctatgtgttgtgttggtagGCTTATATGGTTCATGACATTATTACTAATCATGGATATCTTGTCATCCTTCCAATCCGATGACATTGACATTGGCCACATCCTCATGATATGACATGTTGAGTTTAGTGTTTATTTGCTGCTTGGATAGAAGAATAAAGAGACAAATGAACTCCAGTAACACGATCAAGCACTTTTTTATTACAGCACCTCTCTGTCAAGGGTTCTGTCTGCATTTAGTGGAACATAGTGtaatagaacacatagaacagacATGGATCATGACCAAAAATAATGTTTTCAAAGACACAGACTTCAGACTCCAGGAAGGATTAGCGAGAGAACAAAGAGACATTTGTTGCAGTTCGGTCATTTTTCAGACACTGACCGTGCCAAGGACATTTAATCCAAGACATTTAAAGACACAGGCACAggacacaaaacaaaacaaaaaatgttcaCAACAGTTTTTCATCAGTAATGCTAATCATACAGTTGTCTCCACTGGGAAAGACATTAATTACTTTTCAATGAGAGCTATGAATTAAGTTTAATGCAAGGGTAGTACATGTATTCCCCAGGCTGAGAATATCTGAAAGCATCTGTGTCGATGTCAAGTCTACCTTTTGTATTGTGCAGTCTAAGATGGGCTGTAAGTCATAGAGGCCTCTTTTCCTGCCAGACAGACGTGTATAATACTTCCATGTGTCAGCCAATGACAGCCCTTGTCCCAGGTGGTGTTCAAGTTGACAAAGGTTGTGAATGTTTGTCACCTCAGAAACTCTGGCTGTGCATAGAGTCAGGCTGATGTTGTGTGTGTCTCATTGTGTAGGCAGAGCTaccagcagggcagagcagggcagccTTGGGGCAAAGAATAGAGGGTGGATCTGTGCTCCAGACTAATGCCAAGAGTAATGGAGGGAGTCATGAAAAAGGTTTGACTGATATGGACACAGTTATCTTCAGATCATTAGCCATCCCTCCCAACGAAGCCCAAATTAGTGTTCAGTTAGCAC
This window contains:
- the LOC118377362 gene encoding STE20-related kinase adapter protein alpha-like isoform X2 — protein: MGSFLPDSGAYELLTIIGRGLEDLMTVNLARYRPTGEHVAIRRIDLESCTNEMVNYLQAELHVSKLFHHSSILPYRSIFIAENELWVISPFMAYGSARDLISSHFTDGMNELAIAYILLGMLKALDYIHHMGYVHRSVKASHVLISVDGQVCMSGLRSIISLIRHGQRARVVHDFPQYSIKVLPWLSPEVLQQNLQGYDFRSDIYSLGITACELANGHVPFKDMPATQMLLEKLNGTVPCLLDTTTIPPEELTMKPSRSGADSGICEGPSTGGAHHSNGEPSSSSGSHPYSRTFSPHFHAFVELCLQRDPEKRPSASALIGHSFFKQIKRRPSEALPELFRPVTPITGFESTQPQDAASGLASLESGLSHMDVDDWDF
- the LOC118377362 gene encoding STE20-related kinase adapter protein alpha-like isoform X1, translated to MSFLAHEDSHESLTSVPRRDTMGSFLPDSGAYELLTIIGRGLEDLMTVNLARYRPTGEHVAIRRIDLESCTNEMVNYLQAELHVSKLFHHSSILPYRSIFIAENELWVISPFMAYGSARDLISSHFTDGMNELAIAYILLGMLKALDYIHHMGYVHRSVKASHVLISVDGQVCMSGLRSIISLIRHGQRARVVHDFPQYSIKVLPWLSPEVLQQNLQGYDFRSDIYSLGITACELANGHVPFKDMPATQMLLEKLNGTVPCLLDTTTIPPEELTMKPSRSGADSGICEGPSTGGAHHSNGEPSSSSGSHPYSRTFSPHFHAFVELCLQRDPEKRPSASALIGHSFFKQIKRRPSEALPELFRPVTPITGFESTQPQDAASGLASLESGLSHMDVDDWDF
- the LOC118377362 gene encoding STE20-related kinase adapter protein alpha-like isoform X3: MSFLRWVSEKLSVENLRDFEFFGEQAQGNSHRKAHEDSHESLTSVPRRDTMGSFLPDSGAYELLTIIGRGLEDLMTVNLARYRPTGEHVAIRRIDLESCTNEMVNYLQAELHVSKLFHHSSILPYRSIFIAENELWVISPFMAYGSARDLISSHFTDGMNELAIAYILLGMLKALDYIHHMGYVHRSVKASHVLISVDGQVCMSGLRSIISLIRHGQRARVVHDFPQYSIKVLPWLSPEVLQQNLQGYDFRSDIYSLGITACELANGHVPFKDMPATQMLLEKLNGTVPCLLDTTTIPPEELTMKPSRSGADSGICEGPSTGGAHHSNGEPSSSSGSHPYSRTFSPHFHAFVELCLQRDPEKRPSASALIGHSFFKQIKRRPSEALPELFRPVTPITGFESTQPQDAASGLASLESGLSHMDVDDWDF